The genomic region AGCTAAGCAATGATATGGTCAGTCCAGTCTAGCTGTGTCAAATCAATACTTTCAGTCAGTTTAACTCTACTAAACTCACTGAGAGAGATATGTCTCAGTTGGCACTACGGGCACCTTTGTCATGTTGGCATTTACATTCACCAACGCCCACCTACAATATGCCTAATTAACATAATCCTAGTTCTAAACTATATCACTTCTATCATGTAAACCGCAGTAACTCTATTGCACTAAAGAGGCCTCAACTTCCTTTTTGTGGTTTGGGAGCGACACATTTTTTCCCCCCCTAGTCTTGTGTGTCCCACATTTAGTGTAAAGGTGCCGAGTCCAGCAAGTTCTCCACATTGATATCTTCTTACACTACAAAGCATTACAATAACTACGACTCACTCTAAGCAGAACAAAACCACCAACGAATACAACTACGGTAGCAAATGTAAACAATTCTATCAGCTCCAGAACTGAATGATCTTTTAGGTTTTTATATCATTTTATCTAAGTGGAGCTAGCATGGCGATAAACAACTACAAATACAGCAGGTCACACCAACGTCAAGACCACAAGCTACTGTAGCAGAACCAACGAGTAGATGTATGAGGTGCACCTTTCTTTTCCTCTTTCCACTAAGTGGATTTTATGCTGCCAGCCCCATTCTGTTGAACACGCCTCTCTTTACAGCTCAACAAAATCTGACAAAAATATTTACAATGAGAGAAAAATGAAATAGTGGAGaaacagttttttttgttttttttttttgtctgtatTTCTTTTGTGGATGATTTTTCATTCTTTATCTCGGTGAATTGCCCCACTGataagaaacaaacaaaaaaaaatcaaataatttCAACTAGAATTGCACAGTCTCAAATAGGTTTGGTGATGGAATGGAGATTTAAGTCCAAACAGTTTGATGAACATAGAAGGGGAGGAAGAAGGTCAATAAAGTTCATGAGGGGTGACAAGTTCAAAGTTCAGAAGACAGAGGATGGCTGCGCAGCTGACGATTACACTCCTCACACCATTCTGAGTGTGGTTAAATGTTAAAGAAAAAAAATCGTCATTagaaatggatttttatttttttttcccCATCGAAAATCAAATGGAGAGACTTGGGGGGTGAGGAGAGTGACAAGTGCCCCCAACACTATGGCACACAATCAATGATGTCCTGGAGGTTGAAGAGATGATAGAGAATTAGGAAAAGCAGTTTATGAGAGGTAGCCAGCCTTTACCGGGTTAATCCAGGTCTGCTTTTAGCTCAGGGTTTTTTTGATCTGTTTCTTTTGGGTAATGTTGAGGCGTCATGACTGACATCATGTTATGGAGGAACATGCTGGCTTCATGGGTGCGTCCAATGGATGTCCAACATACAAGAAAACTCAAAAAAGTTTGGAATGGTACTGTTTTTGTTTGGCACTCGGGAGAAACtcgaggaggaggtggggggaggtgggggggggggggtgtggcGGGATCGGAGCAGAAGTGTGGGGGAGTGGTTGGAAAAGGAGGGGCAGTGAAAGTGCAAAAAGGAGAAAAGGGGGAGTAAACAGGGTACACATGAATGGCATTTTGTTATAATTGGTCTAGGTTAGAGAGCGtagtacaaataaaaaacaggaaAACAATAAAGAGGAACTGAACAGTGATATGACAAATGCAGTTTAAAATTGCTGGTGCTTCGATGGGGTACAAGCTCAAGAGTGGGACCCTGGGTTCCGTGAATGTCTGGCTACGGGTGGTGGGTGCGGGTGAGAGCGAGGAGGGCGGGGGTTGGGGCATTGTGAGGTTTTGGAGTTGAGCACTAGTAGCCACACACCCACTGAAAATAAATGATGTCACCTGTAGCAGGTGAACCATACGTTTTGCATTCCTCTGCACATCACAAAACAGATCTGTTCACCCAGCGACATGGAGACGACACCATGATGCTGACCTactgcagacacacagacacgagAGCCAGACAATAGCACATGCACAGCAAGGTACTACTCTATTGCACAAACCCCCATCTCAGCTTACTCTACAGAGCTATACAGCTAGACATGCTGACATTCTATTGCAACTGAGGCATCGCTAGGAACAGGGATGTCAATTTGGTTATAGTTTAAACTGAGTGTCCCTTTTTGACACGAATCTAGATCATTGAACGCTTGAGAAATATACAAAAGGCAAGGTCCTGTGTTAAATGAGGAAAAGCTATGTTTTCTTGTGGCTGACCAGCTTTTGTTATTTACAATCTCTTTTTGAGCATGCCGACACCACTCAGTTGTCTAATGGTGAAACTGAATGACAGTTGGGAAATGGACAACATGGGGAATATTGGCAATATTtgtccttttttctctctccctataaCCTTTTGTTGTAGAAAGTGTAATCATGTAATGAGACCAAATTCACCGAATAGAGAGTAAAACACACCGTGTCCCAAATTCTGGAGAGAGACCCAGGGGATTGAGAAATACAAAAGCCAAGCAGCAACAGAGCGTGAAAAAACATGGTGCCTACACACAGCCTAGCTTGATACTTCAAAATACTGTTTCCTTTCAGGAGATGGGGGTTTAAATGAGAACTCTGTCTAAATGAGAAATATAAAGTGCATATTTACATCAAGACAAGAGATCAAGCTCAGAGGGAGCCGGAAGGGTAAACAGATGGTTAGAATGACACTAGGGCCAGATCTGGCCTTACCTGATGTTAGTTATTCACACAAAACACATGGACACTCAAGCCCTGAAGTCATGATCGAAGAGTGATATGCAAACTTATGCAGAGGTGAGTACATTCATGGACAATATCACGGTATCTATGGTAAAAAGCATAAAATGTGATCCGGAATTAAATAATGCAGTTTTAGTAAAAGAAGCAcaaccaacaaaaaaaaacaacgaATTGTTTCATGTTTGATCAAAAGTTTGTTCCTATCTCTCGAAGAATGTTTAGATGCCTAGACAATGTTCTCACAAAATACTCATCCAGTCATACAATCTAATTACACTGTGGCCTTGCTCTACTGGACGATGTCCCTGCATGTGTTGAGTGAAAACAACACACGTTTGAAAATGTGTCAAGGAAAATTAAATTGCTTTACCATTGTTGGCATGCAAAGATTTGTCTTCAAAATGAACAAAACACACCgcctactttttttttttgtacaatttttgtttcttacattttttttgtccacgCTTCACTTTGATATCATGCAATATAGACGTGCAAAAAAGATAACATCTATCTCCACAAAATACATTTTCAGAACTATAAAAGGCTGTATTAAGAATGTTAATATCATGTGTATCATTAACCATGCTAATCTATCTATACGTTGATTCTTCTGGCCCAGGAGTCTAAGTACTGTAGAATTCAAGGAAATTTGGATTACTGGCTAACAAGATGGCTCCCTTCCTTCACAATCCCTTATTTTATGTCACATAGTAGTAAAGAGGGCATTAAAAGGTTAACTAAAaagctttttttttatttttttttattgattttactcacacacaaaaaaagtatCTTGTACCATTCCCTTCTATTTACAATTATAAATATGGTTCGTTTGGCACTTTTCACATTATTCTTCTTATAAAAGTATGATTCCTTTCatgtaatgttttttaaatcaCGCGCATTTCCCGTTTCAGTCTTTAAAGATCTATTTTGGCACAGGTTTATTTGTTGAGTTTGTTTTTACAGTAATTATTTTCTTATCAGCATGTATAGCATTTAGTACACCTCTGGGAACTACAACATCCTGCTAAACGACCAATCAGATATGTTTTAACTTTATTTTTAGTACATCACTTATTAAATAGCAGCAATTTCACAAATTAAAAAAGTTGTAATTAGGTAAATCTATTTAACATCGAGGTAAATCCAAAGCTTTGACAACAGACAGAATAAAAAGACAATACAAGGACAACATGCTACTACGTATATTGCTTCCAGTACTCATCACATTTTATCTACATCCCCTAAATTACAAACCAAACAAAAATGGACGCCCTAAAACCCCATCATCATGGGGTAATTTTGTTGAATTCGATAAAAAAGATAACAAAGCCATCCTTTGACGAACTTTGTTGGCACCTTCTCGTGATCTCCAACGACAGGTATTTGATATTGTTGTATTTGATATCGTTCACATTGATTTGTCACAGTTTTAGTATCGCTTATATCCAGTAATCTCTGTCATTTCTTCATGACTTCAACAAGCAGTATTTCCCTTATTCTACTCGCAATCTACGTGAATGTGtttatgaatgtactgtatgtatctgCCCATGCATTCCAAATGTAGCAAAGTGCTTTCACTCCTGTCAATAACATACAATATAAAATATGGTTTCAAGCCACTGGCCATTGGATTGACAGAATTAAGTCAGCTGGTATCTTTCTCTCTTAGTTGCCTGGTTGCAGGTTCTCTTTCCTACTTCCACTGTCACCTACTAATTTGTTCTCACTGCTGCTGGCAAAATGGTCACTAACTAGTCTCTCATGCTCAGCTCTACAATCAAGGGGACGCTGTCCTCTCTACCCTCAAAGCAGTAGGAGACTCAGAGAGTCATTGTTTTGGAGTAGTTGTGGTCTGGAAGGGCAAGCAGACATGCATCGCAACACCAGACACTATCACCCATGGAGAGATGTGAGAGGGGGGGCTCTGGGTTGATGTGTAAGAATGGGGTGCACGGCGGTACAAGGGTTGCGGGGGGGTGAGGAAAGTGGATGGTATTAGATGGGAATAAAGAAGACTCCTTACCAATCTGTCGAGATACGCGCTTCACTGTCGCTCCAATAGACAATAGAGAAAACGCTCCAATGGCGAATACTAGTGAGAGCCCACCATTGGATAGATTGCCTTTACATTACAGTGTCTAAATGTCCAATTGGGGAGATAGGTTCCCTTACCAGACCACGTTAGATTGTTTAGGGTCGAGCAAAATgtgccccccctcctcctttgGCATTTTAGAAGTCATCATATTTTAGGTTAGCCAGCCATTTTTAGTTGGCTAACAGAATATATCAATTTCAACTGTTTGTGAAAACAGCAAATATAAAAAGGGAAGTCAGACGATTAGAGCAACCCTGTCAAAATTGGGATAAAACTCCACATACCTCCAACTATTGTTGTCTTTGAAAAGCAAAAGCTGAACATGCACACTTGCCACTCCCCCCCCCCAATCCCATCCTATAATTAGAGACTGTTTCTACAACCACATGACTTTCATTGCCAAACTGAGTCAAAGCGCATCCAAAGCCTCAACCCAGGATCCCGGTTTCAAGGTGGTGTTTAGGAACATGAATACTCTTTCCTCGTCTTGCATATCTAACTGAGAACTGATACTGTATTGCAAATAGAGTTCTGTTCATGAGATATGATTAGTCGCCTGGTATTCCATGTGCGTACATTTCCCTGACATAATAACGCACACGCCTGTGACAAAGCTCCCCTACAGAACACAACCCTGACCTCATGGGCAGAGAAAACGATCCCCACACTTCACAGTGCATTAAGATCAACTTCAGTGTACTCCGAttgcaaaaacaaaacaaaaacaagagaaaaacaaacaaaatcatAGCAGCTTATAGGTTAGTGGGCAGTATCCATTGCATGGAACGTGTAGTGGGAGGTCCCTGCAGTTTGCCAAAAGCAGAATAACCCACAACCATTAGACTTAGCTGTCGTTAACGCCCAACAGACCGTAACACGTTACCTTCCCCCCGTTCATTGTGGACAGTTGAACACTGCTTGATAAGAGCAAGTATTAGGGGAAAACAACTTCTAAATATGCACTGTGTTCAATACCTCTGCTCGCCACAAGACAAGGCCTGGCAAACTGCATGGACCCTAGTGAGATCAACTTTCTCATCTTCAGTGTTTGTATTTCTCAGTAGTATGTACGTATCCTGGCGGGGCCACCACCTCTAGGTTCTAAGTGCCCCTGTTCCTGGTCTCTCGCCTGGCCTGTCTAGACAGAGTGTTGTTAAGAGTGCCACAGGCAGAAGAGCAGCGCTCGCTGGATATCTCAGTGGAGACGCCTATGGCCCTACAGTCCCAACAACACTTTGGCTTTTCACAATGTTGAGTGACGCAGGCTAAACCGGAGGGAGAGACTTCTGAGCTCAGACAACATTGAAACAACTTTGGGTTGCGTTTTTAGAGCGCTTCGGCCCCTGCCAGAATGTGAACGGTGCTCTTGGGCCCGTTGCGCAAGTGGCATTTTCATTTTGACGCTatctatgtatatactgtagagactAGTCTGCTTGATTTCACCGTAATCTGCCATGTAGATATGTTATAATCCCTTTATAGCACTGAAATggcatcatgtgtgtgtgtgtgtgtgtgtgtgtgttttaaattGAATATTTACTGTCTTGCTCTTTGCTGGATATCAAAGTTGACCCTTACTCTTCATCATCACTGCTGTGGTGCTTATGCTCCATTTCTTACTGGACTTAAAtaagacatactgtatattacacTATGTGACATGttattaaatccacttaaatgaaacaaatcaaatcaaaaattgTCTTTTACATTCATGTCAACCTGAATTtacagataaaaaataaaaataccaaATGTTATGGGCGAAATCATATTCATAAATAATGACGATGATATcgataataatcataataataataatcataatatcaGACTGCAAACCGTGTTGAGAAAAATGCCCCGATCTCTATATGTACTCTTGCGCTACGCTAGAATTCTGACCCAATGAGATGCACCATGCGTCTCTGCCTTCGTCCTACATACGAAACACAAGCATCCCGGATATATAAATATGGAGCGTGGTATAGCATGCATCTGGTTAAATCAGAACCTAAGGCGCGAGACTATAGGGGGTACGAGGATAATCCATGTGTGGAAGCCTTGGgcacatctctccccctcctttgcTCAAAACAGAGTGGGGGTGGCTGGGAGAGGGGCGAGGGATCGGGGCATGGAGGGGtatgtcatcaactacagggatTTTCCTTAGATCTCTAACCAAGCACTGGTTTGCAGTCTTATCAGACCCTTGTAGGGGGAGGGCGAAAAGTGGGGGGCAGGGTAAGGGGAAAATTGAAATTGAAGGCAAATCTGAAGAAAAACATCAGTGAGCTACACAGgaatgggggtgggggtggggaagGGGCTGATTCCATGGGGGTCGGCCCCAGTACCCCCACCGCCCCCCTTCTCCAAACTGCAGCGCGGCAGCATGCCAGTTTAAAATCGCATTCACCACTGTCCGGAgaatacacaaacaaacagaaaacaaatgaactataaaacaaaacaaacaaaaaatccagaaacaTCAAGACTTAAGTAATAAAACCGTATTTACATTTTACACCTTATTTTCCTTTGTTTTCCGCGGTacactttctcctctctccccgagCAAATTTTTGCGTCGCATCATTTTTTGAATACTGAAACACCAAAAAACGGGTGGACGATTCCTTCCAACATTcttgctctcctctccctttatctctcccttTGCATTCCTCCCCAAGCCCCCACTCGTTTTCTTCCTTTCCATTCTCATTTTCTAGCCCACCTTCTGTGGGTTGGTGGCGCGCACACCCTGCTCATACGTGATCCGTTGGCTGATCAGATACTGAGCTGCCTGCGTTGACGCCGGAGAGCCGGTTATGGTAACTTTACGGTTCCGGGTGCCGGGAATGAACTCTCCCTTTTTGGAGATCTGGATCCGGGCTCCAGTCAGCTCCTGGTACTCCACTAGCGTTTTCCCTCCTTTCCCCAAGATGGCTCCTACCAGGTTTTCGGGAACAGCGATCTCCACCACGTCCTTGGCCCCCTCCTGCATCTGCTTCTCAGTGGCCATCAGGGATTGTGCCATCAGCGGGGACGAGGCGCTCAGGTAGCCGTTGGTGGCCCCAGTGGCTGCGGCCAGCGAGCCCAGGGTGAAACCTCCCATGGAGGCGGCCTGGTGGCTTGCGCTGGTGGAGGCATCGCTGGCGTAGGACGCCAGGAGGTTAGCAGCGGCAGCCGCAGCGGGGTTAGCGCTAGCCGCTACGGCGGCCAGGACACCTGAGGCTGCGGCGGGGTTGAGCCCCAGGCCCAGGGAGTTGGTGTTGTAGCCGTAGCTGGCTAACGTGTTGAGGGCCGAGGTGATGGTCAAGAGGTCGTTGCCTGAGAAGCTGGGACCCATGGTGGTGGGGAAGCCGCCCATACTCTGCATGGTGGCCTGACCCAGGAGGCTGGAGGCTGTGgcagcggcggcagcagcagcagcggggTTCACCTCGGCTGAGTTGGCGTAGGGGGAGCCGGTGGGGTTGGAGTTGGCCACAGGGCCAGAGATGTTGGAGTAGCTGATGTTGAGGCAGCTGCTGCTCTGGGGGTCCTCTTGGATCTTCTGAACGATGATCTCCACTGCTTTACGGTTCTGCTCGGGCTCTCCGCTAATGGTGACCACGCGCTCCTGCAGGTTGATGCCCTCTGGTTTTTGGGAGAGCTGCACCCAGGCCCCCGACTGCTCCATGACGGCCTTGACTGTGGCTCCACCTTTACCAATG from Oncorhynchus keta strain PuntledgeMale-10-30-2019 chromosome 18, Oket_V2, whole genome shotgun sequence harbors:
- the LOC118397187 gene encoding RNA-binding protein Nova-1-like isoform X2, whose translation is MMAGGAVQQNGVFLNPHHHNQQPHMESDPPDSRKRPLETPTEASSTKRTNTGEEGEYFLKVLIPSYAAGSIIGKGGQTIVQLQKETGATIKLSKSKDFYPGTTERVCLIQGTVEALNGVHNFIAEKVREMPQSTQKSEPVSVLQPQTTVNPDRIKQAKLIVPNSTAGLIIGKGGATVKAVMEQSGAWVQLSQKPEGINLQERVVTISGEPEQNRKAVEIIVQKIQEDPQSSSCLNISYSNISGPVANSNPTGSPYANSAEVNPAAAAAAAATASSLLGQATMQSMGGFPTTMGPSFSGNDLLTITSALNTLASYGYNTNSLGLGLNPAAASGVLAAVAASANPAAAAAANLLASYASDASTSASHQAASMGGFTLGSLAAATGATNGYLSASSPLMAQSLMATEKQMQEGAKDVVEIAVPENLVGAILGKGGKTLVEYQELTGARIQISKKGEFIPGTRNRKVTITGSPASTQAAQYLISQRITYEQGVRATNPQKVG
- the LOC118397187 gene encoding RNA-binding protein Nova-1-like isoform X3; this encodes MAGVHTVAFLQPLFETEGIVFPHQESHSEAHEEGEYFLKVLIPSYAAGSIIGKGGQTIVQLQKETGATIKLSKSKDFYPGTTERVCLIQGTVEALNGVHNFIAEKVREMPQSTQKSEPVSVLQPQTTVNPDRIKQAKLIVPNSTAGLIIGKGGATVKAVMEQSGAWVQLSQKPEGINLQERVVTISGEPEQNRKAVEIIVQKIQEDPQSSSCLNISYSNISGPVANSNPTGSPYANSAEVNPAAAAAAAATASSLLGQATMQSMGGFPTTMGPSFSGNDLLTITSALNTLASYGYNTNSLGLGLNPAAASGVLAAVAASANPAAAAAANLLASYASDASTSASHQAASMGGFTLGSLAAATGATNGYLSASSPLMAQSLMATEKQMQEGAKDVVEIAVPENLVGAILGKGGKTLVEYQELTGARIQISKKGEFIPGTRNRKVTITGSPASTQAAQYLISQRITYEQGVRATNPQKVG
- the LOC118397187 gene encoding RNA-binding protein Nova-1-like isoform X4 produces the protein MAGVHTEEGEYFLKVLIPSYAAGSIIGKGGQTIVQLQKETGATIKLSKSKDFYPGTTERVCLIQGTVEALNGVHNFIAEKVREMPQSTQKSEPVSVLQPQTTVNPDRIKQAKLIVPNSTAGLIIGKGGATVKAVMEQSGAWVQLSQKPEGINLQERVVTISGEPEQNRKAVEIIVQKIQEDPQSSSCLNISYSNISGPVANSNPTGSPYANSAEVNPAAAAAAAATASSLLGQATMQSMGGFPTTMGPSFSGNDLLTITSALNTLASYGYNTNSLGLGLNPAAASGVLAAVAASANPAAAAAANLLASYASDASTSASHQAASMGGFTLGSLAAATGATNGYLSASSPLMAQSLMATEKQMQEGAKDVVEIAVPENLVGAILGKGGKTLVEYQELTGARIQISKKGEFIPGTRNRKVTITGSPASTQAAQYLISQRITYEQGVRATNPQKVG
- the LOC118397187 gene encoding RNA-binding protein Nova-1-like isoform X1 — encoded protein: MMAGGAVQQNGVFLNPHHHNQQPHMESDPPDSRKRPLETPTEASSTKRTNTGVAFLQPLFETEGIVFPHQESHSEAHEEGEYFLKVLIPSYAAGSIIGKGGQTIVQLQKETGATIKLSKSKDFYPGTTERVCLIQGTVEALNGVHNFIAEKVREMPQSTQKSEPVSVLQPQTTVNPDRIKQAKLIVPNSTAGLIIGKGGATVKAVMEQSGAWVQLSQKPEGINLQERVVTISGEPEQNRKAVEIIVQKIQEDPQSSSCLNISYSNISGPVANSNPTGSPYANSAEVNPAAAAAAAATASSLLGQATMQSMGGFPTTMGPSFSGNDLLTITSALNTLASYGYNTNSLGLGLNPAAASGVLAAVAASANPAAAAAANLLASYASDASTSASHQAASMGGFTLGSLAAATGATNGYLSASSPLMAQSLMATEKQMQEGAKDVVEIAVPENLVGAILGKGGKTLVEYQELTGARIQISKKGEFIPGTRNRKVTITGSPASTQAAQYLISQRITYEQGVRATNPQKVG